A single window of Onychomys torridus chromosome 8, mOncTor1.1, whole genome shotgun sequence DNA harbors:
- the LOC118589883 gene encoding olfactory receptor 2T29-like — MNIIIWMSTGQSDFTLVGFFTQSKHPALLAMVNWMSNYTGQSDFTLVGFLNQSKQPVLLAVVIFMVFLMALSGNVLLILLIHSDIRLHTPMYFFISQLSLMDMMYISVTVPKMLMDQVLGSHKISAAACGIQMFLYMTLGGSECFLLGAMSYDRYVAICHPLRYPVLMNHRVCLLLMSVCWFLGSLDGFMLTPVTMTFPFCGSHEIHHFFCESPAVTKLSCSDTRLYETLMYLCCVLMLLIPVAVISSSYSFILLTVHRMNSAEGRKKALATCSSHMTVVILYYGAAFYTYMLPASFHTPEKDMMVSVFYTILTPLLNPLIYSLRNKNVTDALKKLLSAKHLFQETVK, encoded by the exons ATGAACATCATCATCTGGATGAGCACTGGACAGTCAGATTTCACACTAGTGGGATTCTTCACTCAATCCAAACACCCTGCCCTGCTTGCTATGGTA AACTGGATGAGCAACTACACTGGACAGTCAGATTTCACCCTGGTAGGATTCTTGAATCAATCCAAACAACCTGTCCTGCTTGCTGTGGTCATATTTATGGTTTTCCTGATGGCCTTGTCTGGGAACGTCCTTCTGATCCTTCTGATACACTCTGACATCCGCCTTCATACACCCATGTACTTTTTCATCAGCCAGTTGTCCCTCATGGACATGATGTACATTTCTGTCACTGTGCCCAAGATGCTCATGGACCAGGTCCTAGGGAGCCACAAGATCTCAGCTGCTGCCTGTGGGATACAGATGTTCCTGTACATGACACTAGGAGGTTCAGAATGCTTCCTTTTGGGTGCCATGTcttatgaccgctatgtggccatctgccatCCACTCCGTTATCCTGTCCTCATGAACCACAGAGTGTGTCTCCTCCTGATGTCTGTCTGTTGGTTCCTGGGATCCCTGGATGGCTTCATGCTCACTCCTGTCACTATGACCTTCCCATTCTGTGGATCCCATGAGATCCATCACTTCTTCTGTGAGTCCCCTGCTGTGACAAAGCTCTCCTGCTCAGACACCCGGCTCTATGAGACCCTCATGTACCTGTGCTGTGTGCTCATGCTTCTCATCCCTGTGGCAGTCATATCAAGCTCCTATTCATTCATCCTCCTCACTGTTCACAGGATGAACTCAGCAGAGGGTAGGAAAAAGGCCCTGGCCACCTGCTCCTCCCACATGACTGTGGTCATCCTCTACTATGGTGCTGCTTTCTATACCTACatgctccctgcctccttccacaCCCCTGAGAAGGACATGATGGTGTCTGTGTTTTACACAATACTCACCCCTCTATTGAACCCACTGATCTACAGTCTTAGGAATAAGAATGTCACAGATGCCCTGAAGAAACTGTTGAGTGCAAAACACCTCTTTCAGGAAACAGTAAAGTAA